The Passer domesticus isolate bPasDom1 chromosome 31, bPasDom1.hap1, whole genome shotgun sequence genome has a window encoding:
- the FMNL3 gene encoding formin-like protein 3 isoform X2 — MGNVESADGEALPRGPGSPAAPGGAGLFAPGKMPMPEPCELEERFALVLSSMNLPPDKARLLRQYDNEKKWDLICDQERFQVKSPPHAYIQKLRSFLEPGVTRKKFRRRVQESTKVLRELEISLRTNHIGWVREFLNDENKGLDVLVNYLSFAQCAVMLDFEGLEGGEDGALEKLRSWSRSIEDLQHPSALPAPFTSSLARSARQTALRYGTLPSRRALKNSRLVSQKDDVHLCIMCLRAIMNYQYGFNLVMSHPHAVNEIALSLNNKNPRMKALVLELLAAVCLVRGGHEIILAAFDNFKEVCKEKHRFERLMEYFRNEDSSIDFMVACMQFINIVVHSVEDMNFRVHLQYEFTKLGLEEFLQSRHTESEKLQVQIQAYLDNVFDVGGLLEDAETKNVALEKVEELEEHLSHLTEKLLDLENENMMRVAELEKQLLQREKELEVVKETYEHTSHQVHTLRRMIKEKDEAFRRHYGSEPPPLPSAEPPPPQPEPSEETPRPPALPPVEAAPPPPPPPPPLPPPAPPLPGKCPPAPPLPGASPSIALTVGLSAIRIKKPIKTKFRLPVFNWTALKPSQISGTVFSELDDERVLEDLDLERFEELFKTKAQGPALDLVCAKSKAAQKVATKVTLLEANRAKNLAITLRKAGRSADEICRAIHTFDLTTLPVDFVECLMRFLPTEAEAKALRQYERERKPLEELADEDRFMLQFSKVERLPQRMAIMAFLGNFAENIQMLTPQLNAIIAASASVKSSQKLKHMLEIILALGNYMNSSKRGAVYGFKLQSLDLLLDTKSTDRKMTLLHFIALTVREKYPELATFWQELHFVEKAAAVSLENVLLDVKELGRGMELLRRECGQHESAVLRGFLGGSEGQLERLQRDARTAEDAYNTVVRYFGESPKTTPPSVFFPVFVRFIHSYKDAEQENETRKKQEEVMREKLLAQEAKKQEKRNKWQQQELIAELRRRQAKDHRPMYEGKDGTIEDIITALKSVPFTARTAKRGSRFFCDPSHHDESSC; from the exons ATGGGGAACGTGGAGAGCGCGGACGGGGAGGCGCTGCCCCGGGGCCCGGGATCACCGGCGGCTCCGGGGGGAGCCGGACTGTTCGCCCCGGGCAAGATGCCGATGCCGGAGCCCTGCGAGCTGGAGGAGCGCTTCGCCCTGGTGCTG agctccatGAACCTGCCCCCAGACAAGGCTCGGCTGCTGCGCCAGTACGACAACGAGAAGAAGTGGGACCTCATCTGTGaccag GAGCGGTTCCAGGTGAAGAGCCCACCCCACGCCTACATCCAGAAGCTGCGCAGCTTCCTGGAGCCGGGTGTCACACggaag AAGTTCAGGAGGAGGGTGCAGGAGTCCACCAAGGTGCTGCGGGAGCTGGAGATCAGCCTGAGGACAAACCACATCGG GTGGGTGCGGGAGTTCCTCAACGATGAGAACAAGGGGCTGGACGTGCTGGTGAACTACCTGTCCTTCGCGCAGTGCGCCGTCAT GTTGGATTTTGAGGGCCTGGAAGGCGGCGAGGATGGCGCACTGGAGAAGCTGCgctcctggagcaggtccaTCGAGGATCTGCAGCACCCCAGCGCCCTGCCCGCCCCCTTCACCAGCAGCCTGGCCCGCTCTGCCCGCCAGACCGCCCTACG ctatGGCACGCTGCCCAGCCGCAGGGCGCTGAAGAACTCGCGCCTGGTGAGCCAGAAGGATGACGTCCACCTCTGCATCATGTGTCTCCGGGCCATCATGAACTACCAG TACGGCTTCAACCTGGTCATGTCTCACCCCCACGCTGTCAACGAGATCGCCCTGAGCCTCAACAACAAGAACCCGAG gatgaaggcgctggtgctggagctgctggcggCTGTCTGCCTGGTGAGGGGCGGCCACGAGATCATCCTCGCGGCCTTCGACAACTTCAAGGAG GTGTGCAAGGAGAAACACCGCTTTGAGCGGCTGATGGAGTACTTCCGCAACGAGGACAGCAGCATCGACTTCATG gtgGCCTGCATGCAGTTCATCAACATCGTGGTGCACTCGGTGGAGGACATGAACTTCCGCGTCCATCTCCAGTACGAGTTCACcaagctggggctggaggagtTCCTGCAG TCGAGGCACACGGAGAGCGagaagctgcaggtgcagaTCCAGGCGTACCTGGACAACGTCTTCGATGTTGGGGGGCTGCTGGAGGACGCCGAGACCAAAAATGTGGCCCTGGAGAaggtggaggagctggaggagcacctGTCCCAC CTCACGGAGAAGCTGCTGGACCTGGAGAACGAGAACATGATGCGGGTGGCggagctggagaagcagctgctgcagcgagagaaggagctggaggtAGTCAAG GAGACCTACGAGCACACGAGCCACCAGGTGCACACGCTGCGCAGGATGATCAAGGAGAAGGACGAGGCTTTCCGGCGGCACTACGGCTCCGAGCCGCCGCCGCTTCCCAGCGCCGAGCCGCCACCTCCGCAGCCCGAGCCCTCGGAGGAGACCCCGCGACCCCCGGCCCTGCCCCCCGTGGAAGCCGCGCCCCCCCCGCCTCCCCCACCGCCCCCTCtgccgccccccgcgcccccgctCCCAG GGAAGTgtcccccggccccgccgctgcccgggGCTTCGCCCTCCATCGCCCTCACCGTGGGGCTCTCAG CCATCCGGATCAAGAAGCCCATCAAGACCAAGTTCCGGTTGCCCGTGTTCAACTGGACGGCGCTGAAGCCCAGCCAGATCAGCGGGACCGTGTTCAGCGAGCTGGATGATGAGAGGGTGCTGGAG GACCTGGACCTGGAGCGCTTCGAGGAGCTGTTCAAGACCAaggcgcagggcccggcgctgGACCTGGTGTGTGCCAAGAGCAAGGCGGCGCAGAAGGTGGCCACCAAGGTGACCCTGCTGGAGGCCAACCGTGCCAAGAACTTGGCCATCACCCTGCGCAAGGCCGGGCGCAGCGCCGACGAGATCTGCCGCGCCATCCACAC GTTTGACCTGACGACGCTGCCGGTGGATTTTGTGGAGTGCCTGATGCGGTTCCTGCCCACGGAGGCGGAGGCCAAGGCGCTGCGGCAGTACGAGCGCGAGCGGAAGCCGCTGGAGGAGCTGGCGGACGAGGACAGGTTCATGCTGCAGTTCAGCAAGGTGGAGCGGCTGCCCCAGCGCATGGCCATCATGGCCTTCCTCGGCAACTTCGCCGAGAACATCCAGATGCTGACACCG cagctcaacGCCATCATCGCAGCCTCGGCCTCTGTTAAGTCGTCCCAGAAGCTGAAGCACATGTTGGAg ATCATCTTGGCGCTGGGCAACTACATGAACAGCAGCAAACGCGGCGCAGTCTACGGCTTCAAACTGCAGAGCCTGGACCTG ctcctggacaCCAAGTCAACAGACAGGAAGATGACATTGCTGCACTTCATCGCGCTGACGGTGAGGGAGAAGTACCCAGAGCTGGCGACCttctggcaggagctgcacttcGTGGAGAAAGCTGCAGCAG tgtccctggagaACGTGCTGCTGGACGTGAAGGAGCTGGGCCGGGGCATGGAGCTGCTGCGGCGGGAGTGCGGGCAGCACGAGAGCGCGGTGCTGCGCGGCTTCCTGGGCGGCAGCGAGGGGCAGCTCGAGCGGCTGCAGCGCGACGCGCGCACGGCCGAG GACGCCTACAACACCGTGGTGCGGTATTTCGGCGAGAGCCCCAAGACCACCCCCCCGTCTGTCTTCTTCCCGGTCTTTGTCCGCTTCATCCACTCTTACAAG
- the FMNL3 gene encoding formin-like protein 3 isoform X1 has translation MGNVESADGEALPRGPGSPAAPGGAGLFAPGKMPMPEPCELEERFALVLSSMNLPPDKARLLRQYDNEKKWDLICDQERFQVKSPPHAYIQKLRSFLEPGVTRKKFRRRVQESTKVLRELEISLRTNHIGWVREFLNDENKGLDVLVNYLSFAQCAVMLDFEGLEGGEDGALEKLRSWSRSIEDLQHPSALPAPFTSSLARSARQTALRYGTLPSRRALKNSRLVSQKDDVHLCIMCLRAIMNYQYGFNLVMSHPHAVNEIALSLNNKNPRMKALVLELLAAVCLVRGGHEIILAAFDNFKEVCKEKHRFERLMEYFRNEDSSIDFMVACMQFINIVVHSVEDMNFRVHLQYEFTKLGLEEFLQKSRHTESEKLQVQIQAYLDNVFDVGGLLEDAETKNVALEKVEELEEHLSHLTEKLLDLENENMMRVAELEKQLLQREKELEVVKETYEHTSHQVHTLRRMIKEKDEAFRRHYGSEPPPLPSAEPPPPQPEPSEETPRPPALPPVEAAPPPPPPPPPLPPPAPPLPGKCPPAPPLPGASPSIALTVGLSAIRIKKPIKTKFRLPVFNWTALKPSQISGTVFSELDDERVLEDLDLERFEELFKTKAQGPALDLVCAKSKAAQKVATKVTLLEANRAKNLAITLRKAGRSADEICRAIHTFDLTTLPVDFVECLMRFLPTEAEAKALRQYERERKPLEELADEDRFMLQFSKVERLPQRMAIMAFLGNFAENIQMLTPQLNAIIAASASVKSSQKLKHMLEIILALGNYMNSSKRGAVYGFKLQSLDLLLDTKSTDRKMTLLHFIALTVREKYPELATFWQELHFVEKAAAVSLENVLLDVKELGRGMELLRRECGQHESAVLRGFLGGSEGQLERLQRDARTAEDAYNTVVRYFGESPKTTPPSVFFPVFVRFIHSYKDAEQENETRKKQEEVMREKLLAQEAKKQEKRNKWQQQELIAELRRRQAKDHRPMYEGKDGTIEDIITALKSVPFTARTAKRGSRFFCDPSHHDESSC, from the exons ATGGGGAACGTGGAGAGCGCGGACGGGGAGGCGCTGCCCCGGGGCCCGGGATCACCGGCGGCTCCGGGGGGAGCCGGACTGTTCGCCCCGGGCAAGATGCCGATGCCGGAGCCCTGCGAGCTGGAGGAGCGCTTCGCCCTGGTGCTG agctccatGAACCTGCCCCCAGACAAGGCTCGGCTGCTGCGCCAGTACGACAACGAGAAGAAGTGGGACCTCATCTGTGaccag GAGCGGTTCCAGGTGAAGAGCCCACCCCACGCCTACATCCAGAAGCTGCGCAGCTTCCTGGAGCCGGGTGTCACACggaag AAGTTCAGGAGGAGGGTGCAGGAGTCCACCAAGGTGCTGCGGGAGCTGGAGATCAGCCTGAGGACAAACCACATCGG GTGGGTGCGGGAGTTCCTCAACGATGAGAACAAGGGGCTGGACGTGCTGGTGAACTACCTGTCCTTCGCGCAGTGCGCCGTCAT GTTGGATTTTGAGGGCCTGGAAGGCGGCGAGGATGGCGCACTGGAGAAGCTGCgctcctggagcaggtccaTCGAGGATCTGCAGCACCCCAGCGCCCTGCCCGCCCCCTTCACCAGCAGCCTGGCCCGCTCTGCCCGCCAGACCGCCCTACG ctatGGCACGCTGCCCAGCCGCAGGGCGCTGAAGAACTCGCGCCTGGTGAGCCAGAAGGATGACGTCCACCTCTGCATCATGTGTCTCCGGGCCATCATGAACTACCAG TACGGCTTCAACCTGGTCATGTCTCACCCCCACGCTGTCAACGAGATCGCCCTGAGCCTCAACAACAAGAACCCGAG gatgaaggcgctggtgctggagctgctggcggCTGTCTGCCTGGTGAGGGGCGGCCACGAGATCATCCTCGCGGCCTTCGACAACTTCAAGGAG GTGTGCAAGGAGAAACACCGCTTTGAGCGGCTGATGGAGTACTTCCGCAACGAGGACAGCAGCATCGACTTCATG gtgGCCTGCATGCAGTTCATCAACATCGTGGTGCACTCGGTGGAGGACATGAACTTCCGCGTCCATCTCCAGTACGAGTTCACcaagctggggctggaggagtTCCTGCAG AAGTCGAGGCACACGGAGAGCGagaagctgcaggtgcagaTCCAGGCGTACCTGGACAACGTCTTCGATGTTGGGGGGCTGCTGGAGGACGCCGAGACCAAAAATGTGGCCCTGGAGAaggtggaggagctggaggagcacctGTCCCAC CTCACGGAGAAGCTGCTGGACCTGGAGAACGAGAACATGATGCGGGTGGCggagctggagaagcagctgctgcagcgagagaaggagctggaggtAGTCAAG GAGACCTACGAGCACACGAGCCACCAGGTGCACACGCTGCGCAGGATGATCAAGGAGAAGGACGAGGCTTTCCGGCGGCACTACGGCTCCGAGCCGCCGCCGCTTCCCAGCGCCGAGCCGCCACCTCCGCAGCCCGAGCCCTCGGAGGAGACCCCGCGACCCCCGGCCCTGCCCCCCGTGGAAGCCGCGCCCCCCCCGCCTCCCCCACCGCCCCCTCtgccgccccccgcgcccccgctCCCAG GGAAGTgtcccccggccccgccgctgcccgggGCTTCGCCCTCCATCGCCCTCACCGTGGGGCTCTCAG CCATCCGGATCAAGAAGCCCATCAAGACCAAGTTCCGGTTGCCCGTGTTCAACTGGACGGCGCTGAAGCCCAGCCAGATCAGCGGGACCGTGTTCAGCGAGCTGGATGATGAGAGGGTGCTGGAG GACCTGGACCTGGAGCGCTTCGAGGAGCTGTTCAAGACCAaggcgcagggcccggcgctgGACCTGGTGTGTGCCAAGAGCAAGGCGGCGCAGAAGGTGGCCACCAAGGTGACCCTGCTGGAGGCCAACCGTGCCAAGAACTTGGCCATCACCCTGCGCAAGGCCGGGCGCAGCGCCGACGAGATCTGCCGCGCCATCCACAC GTTTGACCTGACGACGCTGCCGGTGGATTTTGTGGAGTGCCTGATGCGGTTCCTGCCCACGGAGGCGGAGGCCAAGGCGCTGCGGCAGTACGAGCGCGAGCGGAAGCCGCTGGAGGAGCTGGCGGACGAGGACAGGTTCATGCTGCAGTTCAGCAAGGTGGAGCGGCTGCCCCAGCGCATGGCCATCATGGCCTTCCTCGGCAACTTCGCCGAGAACATCCAGATGCTGACACCG cagctcaacGCCATCATCGCAGCCTCGGCCTCTGTTAAGTCGTCCCAGAAGCTGAAGCACATGTTGGAg ATCATCTTGGCGCTGGGCAACTACATGAACAGCAGCAAACGCGGCGCAGTCTACGGCTTCAAACTGCAGAGCCTGGACCTG ctcctggacaCCAAGTCAACAGACAGGAAGATGACATTGCTGCACTTCATCGCGCTGACGGTGAGGGAGAAGTACCCAGAGCTGGCGACCttctggcaggagctgcacttcGTGGAGAAAGCTGCAGCAG tgtccctggagaACGTGCTGCTGGACGTGAAGGAGCTGGGCCGGGGCATGGAGCTGCTGCGGCGGGAGTGCGGGCAGCACGAGAGCGCGGTGCTGCGCGGCTTCCTGGGCGGCAGCGAGGGGCAGCTCGAGCGGCTGCAGCGCGACGCGCGCACGGCCGAG GACGCCTACAACACCGTGGTGCGGTATTTCGGCGAGAGCCCCAAGACCACCCCCCCGTCTGTCTTCTTCCCGGTCTTTGTCCGCTTCATCCACTCTTACAAG